In a genomic window of Candidatus Poribacteria bacterium:
- the dnaJ gene encoding molecular chaperone DnaJ, giving the protein MTQKRDYYEILNVNRDANEDEIKKAYRKLAIQFHPDKNPGDEVAEDKFKEATEAYEVLRDSEKRDRYDRFGHAGLEGMGTDFGDFGVNLDDIFGDVFGDLFGGFGGGSQRSPKRGRSLQYNLDITLEDVIHGKEVAIQVPRVESCSTCKGSGAKEGTSPVRCPQCHGRGQISQSQGFFTMSRTCPRCRGEGAIIQEPCPPCGGRGVVRNTREIKLNIEKGVDTGFKYQLQGEGEAGVNGAPPGDLFVVINVEPHQRFQRDRNDLITSSKISFVQAALGGKIEVDSIDGKEELHIPPGTQYGAHLRIPNKGVPHYRRSYSGDLVVRVEIETPVHLSTEQRRALEEFATLRGESHQSEHGGFWDKLLGRHDDEETE; this is encoded by the coding sequence ATGACGCAAAAACGCGACTATTATGAGATTCTGAACGTTAATCGTGATGCCAATGAAGACGAAATAAAGAAGGCTTATCGCAAACTCGCCATACAATTCCATCCCGATAAAAATCCGGGTGATGAAGTCGCAGAAGATAAATTTAAGGAAGCCACAGAGGCTTATGAAGTATTGCGAGACTCTGAAAAACGGGACCGCTATGATAGGTTCGGGCACGCAGGGCTGGAGGGCATGGGGACCGACTTCGGAGACTTTGGCGTGAACCTCGACGACATCTTCGGCGATGTCTTTGGCGACCTCTTTGGAGGGTTCGGCGGTGGTTCTCAGCGTAGCCCCAAGCGTGGACGCAGTTTACAATATAACCTCGACATAACATTGGAAGATGTTATCCATGGCAAGGAGGTCGCAATCCAAGTGCCACGGGTTGAATCGTGCTCCACATGTAAAGGCAGTGGTGCCAAAGAAGGCACAAGTCCTGTAAGGTGTCCACAATGTCACGGCAGAGGACAGATCAGCCAATCACAAGGTTTTTTCACAATGTCCCGAACTTGTCCGAGATGCCGTGGGGAAGGCGCAATTATTCAAGAACCTTGCCCTCCCTGTGGCGGTAGGGGTGTTGTGCGAAACACACGTGAGATTAAGTTAAATATCGAAAAAGGTGTTGATACAGGTTTCAAGTACCAACTCCAAGGTGAAGGCGAAGCGGGTGTAAACGGCGCACCCCCGGGGGATTTGTTTGTTGTTATCAATGTCGAACCGCATCAACGTTTCCAACGCGATCGAAACGACCTTATTACATCCTCCAAAATTTCGTTCGTCCAAGCCGCCCTCGGTGGAAAAATTGAAGTTGATAGTATTGATGGAAAGGAAGAATTGCACATCCCACCGGGTACACAGTATGGTGCACACCTACGGATCCCTAACAAAGGGGTTCCACATTACAGGCGTTCCTATTCAGGTGATCTGGTCGTGAGAGTAGAGATTGAAACACCAGTGCATCTCAGCACGGAACAGCGAAGAGCTTTAGAAGAATTTGCGACCCTGCGTGGAGAATCTCATCAGAGCGAACACGGCGGATTCTGGGACAAACTGCTCGGTAGACATGATGACGAGGAAACCGAATAG
- a CDS encoding nucleotide exchange factor GrpE: protein MAEVKEIHIETEEETETEVSADSDSTDGKEKTLVERMREIAETALDTVKSEVKKEIEERIAPVEKTAANLTSEVKEEVEAIVQRVREQYETEREDLLHTEIEKEVETAVQHVHEEYRAERDRLLRTAAEAENTKKRLQTDYQRQLKFANEGILEGMIPVLDSMEAAIKSAAEQGETSDTSPTFTTFNEGVHLVHKQLLDALKIHGLTPIEAVGETFDPNQHEALLVTASDDVPEGKVIEEFRRGYMLHTRVLRASQVVVSQGSTEEEASDDVSDDTDATDTTG, encoded by the coding sequence ATGGCTGAAGTTAAAGAAATACACATAGAAACAGAAGAAGAGACAGAAACAGAGGTGTCTGCCGATAGCGATTCCACCGACGGCAAAGAAAAAACACTTGTCGAACGGATGCGAGAGATCGCGGAGACGGCACTTGATACAGTCAAATCGGAAGTAAAAAAGGAGATAGAAGAACGCATCGCGCCTGTCGAAAAAACGGCTGCCAACCTCACCTCGGAAGTCAAAGAAGAAGTCGAGGCGATCGTGCAAAGGGTACGCGAGCAATACGAAACAGAACGCGAAGATTTATTGCACACAGAGATCGAAAAAGAAGTAGAAACTGCCGTGCAACATGTCCATGAGGAATACAGAGCAGAACGCGATCGTCTCCTACGCACAGCAGCGGAAGCTGAGAATACCAAAAAACGCTTGCAAACTGATTATCAACGGCAACTCAAATTCGCCAATGAGGGGATTTTAGAAGGCATGATTCCCGTCTTGGACAGCATGGAAGCCGCGATCAAAAGCGCAGCAGAACAAGGCGAGACAAGTGATACGTCTCCAACTTTCACAACCTTCAACGAAGGCGTGCACCTCGTTCATAAACAACTCTTAGATGCCCTCAAAATCCATGGACTCACACCGATTGAAGCAGTTGGTGAAACGTTCGATCCGAATCAACACGAGGCACTCTTGGTCACAGCATCCGATGATGTCCCAGAGGGAAAAGTTATTGAGGAATTTCGGCGTGGCTACATGTTGCACACCCGTGTTCTACGCGCCTCTCAAGTTGTCGTCTCACAAGGATCTACCGAAGAAGAAGCATCAGACGACGTGTCGGATGATACAGATGCTACTGACACTACTGGATAG
- a CDS encoding geranylgeranylglyceryl/heptaprenylglyceryl phosphate synthase produces MRSDWVLNYFHEVLKKHHAGYFVLIDPEQCEIEKCIKLAGEIEQAGADAILLGGSFLTNDLHRVAKALKQETELPLVLFPGDSMHLTPHADAILYISLISGRNPSYLIGEQVKAAPRIQRYALTPIPTGYMLIEGGNKTAVEFMSGTMPIPRDKPDIAGPHALAAEYLGMQMVYLEAGSGAVHSVPEEMITTVKNQISIPLIVGGGIRTPEIAAKKVEAGADFIVTGNILEENGSLELMKAFANAVHG; encoded by the coding sequence TTGAGATCAGATTGGGTTCTTAACTACTTTCATGAGGTATTGAAAAAGCACCATGCTGGTTATTTCGTTCTAATTGATCCGGAGCAGTGTGAAATTGAAAAATGCATTAAACTTGCAGGCGAAATAGAGCAGGCGGGAGCAGACGCAATTTTGCTCGGTGGCAGTTTTTTAACGAACGATTTGCACCGCGTCGCAAAAGCGCTCAAGCAGGAAACAGAACTCCCACTGGTGTTATTTCCGGGCGATTCGATGCACCTCACTCCCCATGCGGATGCAATCCTGTATATCAGTCTCATAAGTGGACGCAACCCGAGCTATCTCATTGGCGAACAGGTCAAAGCAGCACCGCGGATACAACGTTACGCGCTCACACCGATTCCAACTGGCTATATGCTGATTGAAGGCGGCAATAAAACTGCCGTTGAATTTATGAGTGGTACAATGCCCATCCCACGTGATAAACCCGATATTGCGGGACCACACGCATTGGCTGCCGAGTATCTCGGTATGCAAATGGTATATCTGGAGGCAGGAAGCGGTGCCGTCCACTCTGTTCCGGAAGAAATGATTACAACAGTGAAAAATCAGATCAGTATCCCCCTCATCGTCGGTGGAGGCATCCGCACACCAGAAATTGCCGCAAAAAAGGTAGAAGCGGGGGCAGACTTCATCGTCACAGGGAACATTCTCGAAGAAAACGGATCTCTCGAACTGATGAAGGCATTCGCTAACGCCGTTCACGGCTAA